A portion of the Pseudoalteromonas galatheae genome contains these proteins:
- a CDS encoding CHAP domain-containing protein, which translates to MKKSRNLKQSILLASIGFFASQSQAVDYCGGQTSINNPFPCCTSADEVEGNCTWFAWKKAKDVWGHSLQLNDYPRHAYRWDVDSYKAINKSSGYIYRREPALNSVAIRDSRNGDYGHVAWVANIDGNNLTVQEQNCKSNNQYPNGIVRNRSFFNNYLLGMRVQDFWVSGHRIAADPDATISRPNFDAQFKVKNITNSTPYHFRHIALAVHDSNGNFLFNMKKYDSSNRSSDAIYTLSELSDNNYALSGGEISRSARAVAYFNQPGQFRVVAKIRWIDNSWTEVGHQDITVE; encoded by the coding sequence ATGAAAAAAAGTCGGAATTTAAAGCAATCAATCTTGTTAGCCTCAATCGGATTTTTTGCATCGCAATCACAAGCAGTTGACTACTGCGGTGGACAAACCTCTATTAATAACCCTTTTCCTTGTTGTACATCTGCAGATGAAGTAGAAGGAAATTGCACTTGGTTCGCTTGGAAAAAAGCAAAAGATGTATGGGGCCACTCATTACAATTAAACGATTATCCCAGACATGCATATCGTTGGGATGTCGACTCTTATAAGGCCATCAATAAATCATCGGGCTATATTTACAGAAGAGAGCCCGCATTAAACAGTGTAGCTATCAGAGATAGTCGTAATGGAGATTACGGACATGTTGCTTGGGTGGCAAATATTGATGGTAACAATCTCACAGTGCAAGAACAAAACTGCAAGTCGAATAATCAGTATCCTAATGGCATAGTGCGTAATCGCAGTTTTTTTAATAATTATCTGCTAGGTATGCGAGTACAAGACTTTTGGGTGAGCGGACACAGAATAGCAGCCGATCCTGATGCAACAATATCTAGACCAAACTTTGACGCCCAATTTAAAGTTAAGAACATAACGAATAGTACCCCGTACCATTTTAGGCATATCGCTTTGGCAGTACATGACTCAAATGGTAACTTTTTGTTTAATATGAAGAAGTATGACTCTTCAAACCGTTCATCAGATGCTATTTATACATTGTCTGAGTTAAGTGATAATAATTATGCGCTATCGGGAGGGGAAATTTCTAGGAGCGCTCGCGCAGTTGCCTATTTCAATCAACCAGGACAATTTCGTGTTGTAGCGAAGATCCGGTGGATTGACAACTCTTGGACAGAAGTCGGACATCAAGATATCACTGTTGAGTAG
- a CDS encoding NBR1-Ig-like domain-containing protein, protein MQMKQVIYDCQCSQSHFYKVLAGKRPLNEHIRKYLAQLLSVSEEELEDLICNKSTVRKEAPHYASKVTKNHKAITWKRTLITIIFLSVLLLSYLFEDIKPLVVESRYSTNSEIQDIPIFVKDVTIPDGTAIPVNTEFVKIWRIKNGGGVMWSGRYLQRMTIASQGLCQSPNRIPIPETAPGEVIDLEVTFKTPSLPGSCRTDWKMVDDRGKLIYPTLSGLYSIVQVVQIQQRAYDKTH, encoded by the coding sequence ATGCAAATGAAACAAGTGATCTACGACTGTCAATGTAGCCAATCCCACTTTTATAAAGTATTGGCAGGTAAGCGCCCTCTGAATGAGCATATTCGTAAATATCTTGCTCAGCTTTTAAGTGTAAGTGAGGAAGAGCTTGAGGACTTAATATGTAATAAGTCCACAGTAAGAAAAGAGGCACCACATTATGCAAGCAAAGTAACCAAAAACCATAAAGCGATTACCTGGAAACGCACTTTGATCACTATCATTTTCCTCAGTGTGTTGCTTTTATCGTATCTGTTTGAAGATATTAAACCGCTTGTTGTTGAGTCTAGGTATTCAACGAATTCAGAAATCCAAGATATTCCGATCTTTGTCAAAGACGTGACAATTCCCGATGGGACAGCAATACCGGTTAATACTGAGTTTGTTAAAATTTGGCGTATTAAAAATGGTGGAGGGGTGATGTGGTCAGGGCGTTATTTACAGCGTATGACGATTGCTTCACAAGGCTTATGTCAAAGTCCAAATCGAATACCTATCCCAGAAACTGCACCAGGAGAAGTCATAGATTTAGAGGTCACCTTCAAAACACCATCGCTACCAGGGTCGTGCAGAACTGATTGGAAAATGGTAGACGATCGAGGAAAACTAATTTACCCAACACTCAGTGGACTTTACAGTATTGTTCAAGTCGTGCAGATTCAACAAAGAGCATATGATAAAACTCATTAA
- a CDS encoding RHS repeat-associated core domain-containing protein — protein MAYRNFDVFGKPRGGDGQVISPAKLSGNVLDLELFSSRGFTDHEHLDELALIHMNGRVYDYNLGRFMSVDPVIQAPGNSQSLNPYSYLMNNPLAGTDPTGYVGCEEGADECQVREERVTKPGSRIQRKQVSQITQTTSNSNGGTTTITANYNRSGKLSGVTVETGDNRTSGGLSSDQLSQIYSDTASTIGNGAAAAVGNLIPDMVNGIADWTERFLHQDSGSLGRIDKWVDVDNDIAQGIANDFRKVGSVLLANTPLRASSSASMRLPSGGLSGNMVAQPKLLWGRNAEQIAATIDC, from the coding sequence ATGGCTTATCGTAACTTTGATGTATTTGGTAAGCCGAGAGGAGGAGATGGTCAAGTCATTAGCCCAGCGAAACTCAGTGGCAATGTGCTAGATTTAGAGCTGTTTTCATCGCGAGGATTTACCGATCACGAACACTTAGACGAGTTAGCATTAATTCATATGAACGGTCGGGTGTACGATTATAACCTTGGTCGGTTTATGTCGGTAGACCCGGTGATACAAGCGCCTGGTAACAGTCAAAGCTTAAACCCATATAGCTACCTGATGAACAACCCGTTAGCGGGTACAGATCCAACGGGTTATGTAGGTTGCGAAGAAGGTGCCGATGAGTGTCAAGTGCGAGAAGAACGAGTTACTAAGCCAGGTAGTCGAATTCAGCGAAAGCAGGTATCGCAAATTACTCAGACTACAAGCAATTCAAACGGTGGCACGACAACGATAACCGCAAACTATAATCGTAGTGGTAAGTTGTCTGGGGTGACGGTCGAGACCGGGGATAATCGTACCAGTGGAGGATTGAGTAGCGACCAACTTAGTCAAATATACTCCGATACAGCCTCAACCATTGGTAATGGAGCCGCAGCAGCGGTCGGTAATTTGATTCCAGATATGGTCAATGGCATTGCTGACTGGACTGAGCGTTTTCTTCATCAAGATTCAGGTTCGCTAGGCAGGATAGACAAATGGGTAGATGTAGATAATGATATTGCCCAAGGCATTGCTAACGACTTTAGGAAAGTAGGTTCAGTTTTACTTGCAAATACCCCTCTACGTGCTAGTTCCTCTGCTTCAATGCGGTTACCTTCTGGTGGGCTATCTGGGAACATGGTTGCCCAACCCAAGTTATTATGGGGGCGAAATGCAGAACAAATAGCAGCTACTATTGACTGCTGA